A window of Nicotiana tabacum cultivar K326 chromosome 24, ASM71507v2, whole genome shotgun sequence contains these coding sequences:
- the LOC107819362 gene encoding uncharacterized protein LOC107819362, producing the protein MFQKGSTPPPQLTKSFRRLNSPSSSSSLHSDAHPSKIKCSNTNAKVLRLVGWYDSTDGCMVKEYISLVNMYAKVSGLFTDMIVLMGSYNYWKNICSIEHQLKLQRNGSLVNN; encoded by the exons ATGTTTCAGAAGGGCTCAACTCCCCCTCCCCAACTCACGAAATCTTTCAGGAGGCTCAATTCCCCTTCTTCATCATCTTCTCTACATA GTGATGCACATCCATCGAAGATTAAATGCTCTAATACCAATGCAAAGGTTTTGAGATTGGTGGGTTGGTATGATAGCACCGATGG ATGCATGGTGAAGGAATATATTTCGCTGGTGAATATGTATGCAAAAGTTTCAGGATTGTTTACTGATATGATAGTATTGATGG GAAGCTACAATTATTGGAAAAACATTTGCAGCATTGAACACCAGTTGAAGTTACAAAGAAATGGTAGCCTTGTGAACAATTAA
- the LOC107819365 gene encoding uncharacterized protein LOC107819365, with translation MAFYTQIFLVFAISFFLTTLPSKAYKNYPTPSQSHAPALSPQQSSSFSTSTSSSSSSSSSSSASASSLSSLTASVASTTTFEIPKNIPVVSTGDVSIFVKAIMDATMSKTDEFITKVIDKRLAEPNTDIYAKDCLETCKSVFEDAKDAMKRTEEDVKAGNMYKANVDVSAMSTNIDTCNECATSIYGFDPEFKKFDNWAQGIASDCLDKITGQSS, from the coding sequence aTGGCGTTTTATACCCAAATATTTCTTGTCTTCGCCatttctttcttccttacaaCCCTCCCCTCTAAGGCATACAAAAATTACCCCACTCCATCACAATCCCATGCACCTGCCCTTTCCCCACAACAATCCTCCTCCTTCTCGACCTCGACCTCATCCTCATCCTCATCCTCATCCTCatcctctgcctcggcctcttcATTGTCGTCCCTAACTGCTTCTGTAGCCTCTAcaacaacttttgaaattccaaaaaacatCCCCGTTGTATCAACAGGGGATGTCTCGATATTTGTAAAAGCTATCATGGACGCAACAATGTCCAAGACCGACGAATTTATTACCAAAGTCATTGACAAACGTTTGGCTGAACCAAACACAGATATTTATGCTAAGGATTGTCTTGAGACATGCAAATCTGTCTTTGAAGATGCAAAGGATGCAATGAAGAGGACTGAGGAAGATGTCAAAGCAGGAAATATGTACAAAGCTAATGTGGATGTTAGTGCAATGTCAACAAACATTGATACTTGCAATGAATGTGCTACTTCTATATATGGATTTGATCCTGAGTTCAAGAAATTTGACAATTGGGCACAAGGGATTGCTAGTGATTGCCTTGATAAGATTACTGGCCAAAGCAGTTAA
- the LOC107819363 gene encoding sucrose-phosphate phosphatase 2 isoform X1 → MDRLTSAARLMIVSDLDHTMVDHHDAENLSLLRFNALWEANYRDNSLLVFSTGRSPTLYKELRKEKPMLTPDITIMSVGTEITYGNSMVPDDGWEAFLNNKWDRKIVTEETSKFPELTLQSETEQRPHKVSFYVQKDKAQDIMKTLSKRFEERGLDVKIIYSGGMDLDILPQGAGKGQALAYLLKKLKSEGKLPNNTLACGDSGNDAELFSIPDVYGVMVANAQEELLQWHAANAKNNPKVIHATERCAAGIIQAIGHFNLGPSTSPRDVMDLSDCKMENFVPAYEVVKFYLFFEKWRRGEIEHSEHYLSNLKAVCRPSGTFVHPSGVEKSLQECVTLFGTCHGDKQGKQFRIWVDQVLPVQVGSDSWLVSFKKWELSGEDRRCCITTVLLSSKNKTVADGLTWTHVHQTWLNGAAASDSTTWFF, encoded by the exons CTCAGATCTAGACCATACAATG GTAGATCATCATGATGCCGAGAACCTTTCTCTGCTTAGATTTAATGCTTTATGGGAGGCGAATTATCGTGATAACTCTTTGTTAGTGTTCTCAACTGGGAGATCACCTACACTTTACAAGGAGTTGAGGAAAGAAAAGCCCATGCTAACCCCAGATATTACTATTATGTCGGTGGGAACTGAAATAACATATGGTAACTCTATGGTGCCTGATGATGGTTGGGAAGCTTTTCTAAATAACAAGTGGGACAGAAAGATAGTAACAGAGGAGACTAGCAAGTTTCCTGAACTCACTCTACAG TCAGAAACGGAGCAGCGACCACACAAGGTCAGTTTCTATGTTCAGAAAGACAAagcacaagatataatgaaaacTCTTTCCAAGCGCTTCGAAGAACGTGGG CTGGATGTCAAAATAATTTACAGTGGAGGCATGGATCTAGATATATTACCACAAGGTGCTGGCAAAGGACAAGCACTTGCATATTTGCTTAAGAAATTGAAGAGTGAGGGAAAATTACCAAACAACACCCTTGCCTGTGGTGACTCTGGGAATGATGCTGAGCTATTCAGTATCCCAGATGTGTATGGTGTAATG GTAGCTAATGCACAGGAGGAATTATTGCAATGGCATgctgcaaatgcgaagaataatCCTAAAGTAATTCATGCAACAGAGAGGTGTGCTGCCGGTATCATACAAGCTATTGGTCATTTCAACCTAGGTCCAAGTACCTCCCCTAGAGATGTTATGGATTTGTCAGACTGCAAGATGGAGAACTTTGTTCCCGCCTATGAAGTTGTCAAATTTTACCTATTTTTTGAGAAATGGAGGCGTGGAGAAATTGAGCATTCTGAGCATTACCTGTCAAACCTTAAAGCAGTGTGT agaccatctggtacttttgTCCACCCATCTGGTGTTGAGAAATCCCTCCAGGAATGTGTAACTTTATTCGGGACATGTCATGGTGACAAACAGGGGAAACAATTTCGTATTTGGGTCGATCAAGTTTTACCTGTACAGGTTGGTTCGGACTCATGGTTAGTGAGTTTCAAGAAATGGGAGCTCTCTG GTGAAGACAGGCGATGTTGCATAACTACAGTCCTATTAAGTTCAAAG AATAAGACTGTCGCAGATGGACTCACTTGGACCCACGTACATCAGACATGGCTGAATGGAGCTGCAGCAAGTGACTCTACGACCTGGTTCTTTTAG
- the LOC107819363 gene encoding sucrose-phosphate phosphatase 2 (The RefSeq protein has 5 substitutions compared to this genomic sequence) → MDQLTSAARLMIVSDLDHTMVDHHDAENLSLLRFNALWEANYRDNSLLVFSTGRSPTLYKELRKEKPMLTPDITIMSVGTEITYGNSVVPDDGWEAFLNNKWDRKIVTEETSKFPELTLQSETEQRPHKVSFYVQKDKAQDIMKTLSKRFEERGLDVKIIYSGGMDLDILPQGAGKGQALAYLLKKLKSEGKLPNNTLACGDSGNDAELFSIPDVYGVMVANAQEELLQWHAANAKNNPKVIHATERCAAGIIQAIGHSNLGPSTSPRDVMDLSDCKMENFVPAYEVVKFYLFFEKWRRGEIEHSEHYLSNLKAVCRPSGTFVHPSGVEKSLQECVTLFGTCHGDKQGKQFRIWVDQVLPVQVGSDSWLVSFKKWELSGEDRRCCITTVLLSSKNKTVADGLTWTHVHQTWLNGAAASDSASWFF, encoded by the exons CTCAGATCTAGACCATACAATG GTAGATCATCATGATGCCGAGAACCTTTCTCTGCTTAGATTTAATGCTTTATGGGAGGCGAATTATCGTGATAACTCTTTGTTAGTGTTCTCAACTGGGAGATCACCTACACTTTACAAGGAGTTGAGGAAAGAAAAGCCCATGCTAACCCCAGATATTACTATTATGTCGGTGGGAACTGAAATAACATATGGTAACTCTATGGTGCCTGATGATGGTTGGGAAGCTTTTCTAAATAACAAGTGGGACAGAAAGATAGTAACAGAGGAGACTAGCAAGTTTCCTGAACTCACTCTACAG TCAGAAACGGAGCAGCGACCACACAAGGTCAGTTTCTATGTTCAGAAAGACAAagcacaagatataatgaaaacTCTTTCCAAGCGCTTCGAAGAACGTGGG CTGGATGTCAAAATAATTTACAGTGGAGGCATGGATCTAGATATATTACCACAAGGTGCTGGCAAAGGACAAGCACTTGCATATTTGCTTAAGAAATTGAAGAGTGAGGGAAAATTACCAAACAACACCCTTGCCTGTGGTGACTCTGGGAATGATGCTGAGCTATTCAGTATCCCAGATGTGTATGGTGTAATG GTAGCTAATGCACAGGAGGAATTATTGCAATGGCATgctgcaaatgcgaagaataatCCTAAAGTAATTCATGCAACAGAGAGGTGTGCTGCCGGTATCATACAAGCTATTGGTCATTTCAACCTAGGTCCAAGTACCTCCCCTAGAGATGTTATGGATTTGTCAGACTGCAAGATGGAGAACTTTGTTCCCGCCTATGAAGTTGTCAAATTTTACCTATTTTTTGAGAAATGGAGGCGTGGAGAAATTGAGCATTCTGAGCATTACCTGTCAAACCTTAAAGCAGTGTGT agaccatctggtacttttgTCCACCCATCTGGTGTTGAGAAATCCCTCCAGGAATGTGTAACTTTATTCGGGACATGTCATGGTGACAAACAGGGGAAACAATTTCGTATTTGGGTCGATCAAGTTTTACCTGTACAGGTTGGTTCGGACTCATGGTTAGTGAGTTTCAAGAAATGGGAGCTCTCTG GTGAAGACAGGCGATGTTGCATAACTACAGTCCTATTAAGTTCAAAG AATAAGACTGTCGCAGATGGACTCACTTGGACCCACGTACATCAGACATGGCTGAATGGAGCTGCAGCAAGTGACTCTACGACCTGGTTCTTTTAG